The genomic window CTTGATAGTTTTTGCTGGTCAACAAGATTTCGCCTAACAAAGTTTTCGCCTCGTTAATTTTTTTAGAGTTGGGGAAAGTTTTAAGGAAGTTCTGTGTAGCTTCTAAAGCTTGTTGGTTAAACTCTAGCTCGTAGCTTAATTTAGCGTAATTGATCCAGGCTTCTTCCTGCATGTTCTTATCGAACTCTAGTCGTGAAGCTCTGAAAAAAGCGTTTCTAGCTTTTTCTTTTGCATTTAGCTTTAATGCAGATTTACCTAAAGTAAACATACCATTTTGCAGGTAAATGTCGTCGGTATTTAGTTTTTCGAGTACATTAACAGACTCTTTGTATTTGCCATTTTGAAATAAAGCATAACCATATTGGTAAACAAAAAGGTTGTTTTTAACTTGGTTATTGTCTTTTGCATAATAAGCCGCAAAGTATTTTTCTGCATTTTTAAATTCCGATTTGGCAAAATAAGAGGCGGCTACCAAACTCAACATTTCTGCTTCGTACTTTTGTTTGGTTTTTTCCATTACCGGAATGGCATAGTCAATTACATCATCGTAACGCTCATCTAAGTAATACATAGAAGTAATGTAATACGGATAACTGGCTTCGTAAGTAGCAGAGCCTTTTAATTTCTCGAAATTAGCTAAGGCAGTTTTGTATTCCTTATTTAGGTAATTGATATAGGCAAAGTAGTAGGTAGCACTTTCTTTAAATTGTGATTCTTCCTTTTTTACGGCTTCAAACAGCGGCTCGGCTTTTTCTATATTACCGGTTTCAAAGTAAGCGTAGCCTTGTTTAAACTGGTATTCTAAGCGTTGTTTGCCCGAAAGCGAATTAGGATCGGCCTGGTTAAACCATTCTAGCGCTTTTTCGTAGTTTTTTTGCCCAAAATAAGCCTTGCCCATGTAAAAATAGGCCAACTTGGTATTTGGGTTTAAAGGATATTCCCTAATAAATTCTTGGAAAAGGGTTTCGGCATCATCATTGCCCAGCTCTATGGCACAAACGGCAGCATAAAACTTAGCATTTTCTTTAATGGTAGTGAGTTCTGCATTGCTTTGTGGTTGTGTGCTAGGCTTGTTTCTAAACTGCTCCACTATTTTAAATTGTTGTGCAGCCGCAACGTATTTTTCATTCTGAAGTAGCTCTAGGCCACTTTGGTAGTTTTGGTTCAGCTTTACCAATGGACTAATTTGTGCGTAGCCAAATCCGTATCCGCTGGCGATAAATAGGGGAACCAATAAATATCTTTTCTTCATTTTGTGTATGCGCTTTTATTAGCTTTTGCAACTTTTTATTAAAATCCTACTCGTTAACACAATGCTTTGTATTGGGTTTAAGTTGGGTTGGTACTAAAATAGAATTTATGTAATTAGCTATCAACATAAAAAATTAACATCTGTTGATAACAGACATTTAACGAAATGGATATGAGCTTGGTATAAGGTTGATAAAAGTTTTGCGCAAAGGGTGCAAATATGGTAACGTTGCTTAAAGTGAGCTGGGTTTTTACTAACCTGCGGGCGAGGTGTATTTTTCTCCCTACAACAACCGAGGCTTCGACAACCACTCTGAAAGAGCGGAATTGTAACCTATATTCTCCTCCTTTGGAGGGGTGTCTGAAAGGCGGGATGGTTAAAAATCGTTTGCCACCCCATTACATTTTAATTATCGAACCCAGATTACTAACTTGAGTTAGATTACCTTAAATTAGGCTAAGGACGATCTTTCTCGCTTATCCAAATTCGGCAAGCGCCATAAATAATTGTTAGCGTAGGTTATTGTTTTGCTTTCTAAGAATGCGCCAATACTTGCCTTCGTTATAGTTCCAATTTATAATACCCGTAGCTAATACTAGCACTACTGCAAACATAAAGAGGTTTAATAAGAAGTTAAATAAATGCGCAAAACTGAAAAAGAGGTAAGTGGTATCTCCAATAATAAAATAGTTCACTAAGTCTATTAAAATAGCTATAGGTAGTGCCACGTACAAAAAAGTTTGGTAAGTGTGTTTTTTCCAGCTCCAGGTTTTTCGTTTTTCTGACCAGAAATCTACAAACTGCTGTTGCCTATTGGTCATGGTTACTAATCGTTCTGGCTGGCCAAAAGATAAAGCACCGCCATCCTAACCGCTACTCCATTCTCTACCTGGTTTAAGATGATAGATTGTTTATTGTCGGCTACATCGCTGGTAATCTCTACCCCACGGTTAATTGGGCCTGGGTGCATTACCACAATTTCTTTATCTAAATTATCAAGAATTTGCTTATCCAATCCATACATCATCGAGTATTCTCTTCCGGTAGGGAAGTATTTGATATCCATGCGCTCTAGCTGGATACGCAGCATGTTAGCTACATCACACCAGTTCAGTGCTTTAATTAAATTATGTTCTACTTTTACACCAAGCGCAGCAATGTGTTTTGGAATTAGCGTGGTAGGACCACAAACCATTACCTCTGCACCTAGTTTTTGTAAGCAAAGGATGTTAGATATGGCTACACGAGAGTGCAAAATATCGCCCACAATTACTACTTTTTTACCAGCTACATCGCCCAGTTTCTCACGGATAGAGAAAGCATCTAACAGCGCCTGTGTGGGGTGTTCGTGTGCGCCATCGCCAGCGTTTACAATTTGTGCATTAATGTGCCTACTTAAAAACTGGCCTGCACCTGCATAAGGGTGGCGCATTACTACCATGTCAACTTTCATCGCTAAAATGTTGTTCACGGTATCAATTAAAGTTTCGCCTTTACTTACCGATGAGGAGGAAGCTGCAAAATTAACAACATCTGCCGAAAGCCTTTTCTCTGCTAG from Pedobacter sp. SL55 includes these protein-coding regions:
- a CDS encoding aspartate carbamoyltransferase catalytic subunit — translated: MAADKLSTRHLLGIKDITLNDIELIFETADNFKEVINRPIKKVPSLRDITIANIFFENSTRTKLSFELAEKRLSADVVNFAASSSSVSKGETLIDTVNNILAMKVDMVVMRHPYAGAGQFLSRHINAQIVNAGDGAHEHPTQALLDAFSIREKLGDVAGKKVVIVGDILHSRVAISNILCLQKLGAEVMVCGPTTLIPKHIAALGVKVEHNLIKALNWCDVANMLRIQLERMDIKYFPTGREYSMMYGLDKQILDNLDKEIVVMHPGPINRGVEITSDVADNKQSIILNQVENGVAVRMAVLYLLASQND